gagtcttctgtacctagtactattatttattctgtggctccactaagaaattattatttaaacttCACAATCGAAACCCTGGATGAAAGTTTACAACCCAAACCGACTATGTCCCTGAGATTCATATATTTATTCTGACATTGTGTACAAAGTTTATTCATGGTTATTTAAAGAGTACATCTGACTGTCTTATAAGTTACAGCAGTTTGACAGCACTGGTTTCCCTCAAAGGCTGCTGACCCTTTTGTTTACCTGAAAGGAACGCTATCAGTAACAAGCTCCACTCCCTTCGAACGTAGTTTTGTATCAGAAGTGGGATCCCATTCGTAGTCGCGTGTGAAATCGTACCAATCTTTGCTAAACCAATCCGTATAGGAGTCAAGCTGAAAGTAAAGTCAtctatttacaaatacatacatgATTTCGATAATTTAAATGCCGctgaagtacctacataaaaaatagGCCTTTCAACGGGCTAGCTGTAGGCTATATTTTCGTACTTAACTCAATGAAATATCTCAAATATCGTAACACAAcataacatacctacctaaatatttgTATTACCCTCGCATCATCATCACGCAGCATTCGCTTTTTGCCAGGTAAAAATAGCCTTGAAGAATTATATACTCTTTCCAGCTCGTACATACacgtacttacatacatataaataaaacaaaggaaAAAGAGGATCGAGCAAATTGTCGCAGGCCTTTTTaaaactagatggcgctgtacagcgCCATACGATTTGTGAAAAATGAATTGTTGAACACTTAAACACCCGACATATACAAAAGTACATTGAAGAAATGATTATCTCTTATTTTGAATATACTAAAATTATGGTAAAAATTACATACCCCACAACATCTGATTCCCCATTGTATACTGTCCATAAGGTGTTTGTGTTTAGCGTCGTGCCTATAATTGTTCATAGCTTCACAAATGGATtttttgatgcaaattttaCAGTGATAGATCTTGTACGAGCAAAGACAGGTACCTataaagcttattataattaTCGTTGCCATGCAGACCCAGAGATCCCAACAGAAAACTCTTGTATAAGGACTGCAACAGAAGTAAATTGTTACCCTATGTCCTATCCTCTCACATATTAGGGGTTgtacacaaatcacgcgaggtgttttcggctactttttgacccccccctcccccaacgtgatctatcgtgattttttcgtgcccccccccccccatcgaacctcgcgtgatttgtgcacaagcccttattTAAAGAATCAATCAATGTggcccatagactaggaatcctctagaccgagtttagagcaattatttcatgcaaccgatgatgccaaaaatgcgggggtgcgcgggacgagatgagcgaagtcccgtgccgtgattggtccgttcaaagacacggacatcacacaaagacactttcgactcgaacatggaataaaattaccgtatgcgtggaggatgttttgtctgtgatgtGGCCAAACTCTACTTCAGAACTCAGTTGAGATAGAGATCTTTATTTGCATACCTACCAGTAtgttacctacataattatgtgaGTACATAATGGACCCTGGAAAGGGTAATAGTAAGGGTAGGGGTGTACTGACACCCCTCTGGTACTGACCAGACTTTAATTAAGACTTCAATGGATGCATATTCAATCTCATGCTAAACGAGACCTTAAGATAATTCATTCATTTTGTGTAATTATGggttttgaattatttttgtaagataaataggaatatattcCTTAACATTCGCTATATCCCCCTAAAAGTAATTCTTAGTGAGTGTatatagttaggtacctaagttaaatgtaggtaggtaagttaAATATACTGAACTTTATTTTTTCCCCTTTAGATATCATGTGGAGCAAGTAGAAATTCGTGGGCAACATAACGATTCCAGTAAGCAGTGATAGCGAAAGAAGTACGTCCATATGCAGCATTTCCACAACTATTGATACACCTGTAATCAAATGCACTATCAAACGACAGTTTTTGGGCGTAAATAGTAAAATACACCTAAACCAGTAGAGTACGGTTGCGTACTGTTTTGCCCATCATTATTGAAT
The sequence above is drawn from the Cydia fagiglandana chromosome 7, ilCydFagi1.1, whole genome shotgun sequence genome and encodes:
- the LOC134665979 gene encoding uncharacterized protein LOC134665979 isoform X2; translation: MCGGWKKAGIRGRRVDNDKHNHPVIVWSVWYLSLATLVMIVCTSVLFFCVSIVVEMLHMDVLLSLSLLTGIVMLPTNFYLLHMISKGEKINPYTRVFCWDLWVCMATIIIISFIGTCLCSYKIYHCKICIKKSICEAMNNYRHDAKHKHLMDSIQWGIRCCGLDSYTDWFSKDWYDFTRDYEWDPTSDTKLRSKGVELVTDSVPFSCCKSGSCISNYLTEMGTSSIHLSGCAEELYVIIMTALVIQFTIFFSVFIVEFSFWLYPKRKKPANKS